Within the Planctomycetota bacterium genome, the region TCCCCTCGGCCGCCCCTACGATCTCCTCGACGGCGGCGCCGTCCTGCCGATCCTCGGGTGAGCGGCGGCCGACGCCTGTTCAGCGCCCCCCGGTGAGCAGCAGCGTCGCGAACGACGCCAGCCAGTGCTCGCCGGCGTAGTCGCCGCTGGCGACGTGCGGCAGCGCAGCGGCGGCATGGCGGTCGGCAGCGTCGGCGAGCGTGCGGCGGAGCGGATCCCCCTCGGGAAACGAGCCGGCGATGTTCCGCATGCACCACGCCCGGCTGAGGTTGAGGCCATCGAGGTGGACGATCTGCGGATCGCTGCGGTCGGCGACGGTCGCCGGCGCCATCAGGCTCGGCGGCCCCCCGACGGCCACGTCGGGCAGCGCCCGGGCGAACCAGCGGCGAAACTCCTCCGCCGGCAGGACGCGCCGCATCAGATCGGCTTCCATCAGGCTCGGCGAAAAGAAGTCGACGCCGTCCGGCTCCCACGCGGCGGGGAGCCGTTCGTCGCGGCCGAAATACGCGCCGCTCCGCTCGACGACGAGGCGCTGGAGGTCGGCGTGGCCGACGGCCCGCGCGTAGTCGAGGGCGAAGGCGAGGCCGAACGCGGTGCTCGAATGGACGCCGCTCCGCGTCGGGTAGGTCTGCTTCGGGTAGTAGGCGAGGTAGCCATTCACGATCACGTCGGCCAGCGGACGCAGGGCGGCGTTCCATTCCCGCCCCTGCGGATCGTCCCAGTCGTGGACCTCCTCGGCGAGCTTGAGGAGCCAGGCCCAGCCGTAGGGGCGCTCGTACGATTTCGAGCCGGGCCGGGCGAAGAATGCCGCCTCGGCCTCGAGGTTGGCGGTGGTCAGGTTGGCGGCCAGCGCCGCGCGGATCTCCCCTTCGATCGGCAGCCCCGGGACGGTCCGCAGGAGGCGGACGAGCATCCAGTGGCCGTGGACGGCGGAGTGCCAGTCGTAGCAGCCGTAGAACGCGGGATGGACCGAGCGCGGCGGGC harbors:
- a CDS encoding DUF2891 domain-containing protein, with product MAWVVLFVIACCLVPAARAEPLTETRAVAFARLAMAGIAKEYPNKPADVLEGDGDVRPPRSVHPAFYGCYDWHSAVHGHWMLVRLLRTVPGLPIEGEIRAALAANLTTANLEAEAAFFARPGSKSYERPYGWAWLLKLAEEVHDWDDPQGREWNAALRPLADVIVNGYLAYYPKQTYPTRSGVHSSTAFGLAFALDYARAVGHADLQRLVVERSGAYFGRDERLPAAWEPDGVDFFSPSLMEADLMRRVLPAEEFRRWFARALPDVAVGGPPSLMAPATVADRSDPQIVHLDGLNLSRAWCMRNIAGSFPEGDPLRRTLADAADRHAAAALPHVASGDYAGEHWLASFATLLLTGGR